A single window of Cydia strobilella chromosome 18, ilCydStro3.1, whole genome shotgun sequence DNA harbors:
- the LOC134749387 gene encoding cilia- and flagella-associated protein 20-like, with amino-acid sequence MFKNTFQSGLLSIFYSCGSNPLAIWDSEVQNGHIKRLTDNEVNSIVLEIVSTNVATTFITCPKNNQVLGIKLPFLVIIVKNLKRYFSFEITVLDDNNMRRRFRISNFQSTTKIKPFCTSMPIGLSGGWNQIQFNLADFTKRAYGTQFIETLRVQVHANARLRRIYFSDRLYTEEELPQDYKLYLPLERKQKKDKKDAKEAAAPAPAAAPASVPAEVTPIPEAPTPEPEAPKSEAPPTPTETQPEAAPELPAEAPAAEPEPAGEPAETPAESAPESTAGTPSEPASEPAEVTEGEESAAETPATED; translated from the coding sequence atgtttaaaaatacgtTTCAGAGCGGACTATTATCAATATTTTACAGTTGTGGATCTAATCCTCTTGCGATATGGGACAGCGAAGTCCAGAATGGGCACATCAAACGGCTCACCGACAACGAAGTCAATTCCATTGTCCTCGAAATCGTAAGCACGAACGTCGCGACTACTTTCATCACTTGCCCAAAGAACAACCAAGTTTTGGGAATAAAACTACCTTTTCTTGTCATAATAGTGAAAAATCTAAAACGGTATTTCTCTTTCGAAATAACTGTTCTCGATGACAACAATATGCGGCGACGGTTCAGAATATCTAATTTTCAGTCGACTACAAAAATCAAACCGTTTTGTACGAGCATGCCTATCGGACTGTCGGGAGGATGGAACCAGATACAGTTTAATTTGGCAGACTTTACAAAAAGAGCGTATGGTACGCAGTTTATTGAAACGCTCCGTGTCCAAGTGCATGCCAATGCTCGATTGCGCAGGATTTATTTCAGCGACCGCTTGTATACTGAAGAAGAGTTGCCACAGGATTACAAACTGTATTTGCCGTTAGAGAGGAAACAGAAGAAAGATAAAAAAGATGCGAAAGAAGCGGCGGCTCCGGCTCCTGCCGCAGCCCCTGCCTCTGTCCCGGCTGAAGTTACACCAATCCCCGAAGCGCCTACACCTGAACCTGAAGCGCCTAAATCTGAAGCTCCTCCTACACCGACCGAAACGCAGCCTGAAGCTGCACCAGAGCTACCAGCCGAGGCTCCGGCTGCGGAGCCAGAACCCGCCGGAGAACCGGCAGAAACCCCAGCAGAGAGTGCTCCGGAATCTACTGCGGGAACACCTTCCGAGCCCGCTTCAGAGCCTGCGGAGGTAACAGAAGGAGAGGAATCTGCTGCTGAGACCCCTGCCACAGAGGATTAA
- the LOC134749629 gene encoding uncharacterized protein LOC134749629, giving the protein MFRTAYQRGFLTVFYSCGSKPLELWEVHMENGHIARLLDPDIKSMVLDIRGNNVSTAYITCPPNNRTLGITMPFMIMVVKNLKKYFTFEVTILDDTGTRRRFRVSNFQSTTQILPMATAMPIGLADGWNQIQFNLSEFTRRAYNKAFVEVQKIKVNANIRLRRIYFAEKLTPEEDLPAEYRIFLPLPSKIGKGKKAEEGSKTNVIKAAPSKQMVTSQTKLKTTSRASIVELPPAVPPEAGPVEGGEPPATVQAEVTSEPVAAEVEVPAQEGEAAPEAVEAPVEESAPTEGEAAAPESAAEVQPEAAADAQPEAASAQEPAADAPAEAAPAPGE; this is encoded by the coding sequence ATGTTCCGGACGGCATACCAACGCGGATTCCTAACTGTGTTCTATAGCTGCGGCTCTAAACCTTTGGAGTTATGGGAAGTCCATATGGAGAATGGTCATATTGCAAGGCTGCTAGACCCAGATATTAAGTCCATGGTGCTAGATATAAGAGGAAATAATGTAAGCACAGCGTATATAACATGTCCACCGAATAACAGAACTCTTGGAATAACAATGCCGTTCATGATTATGGTGGTAAAGAATttgaagaaatattttacttttgAGGTAACCATTTTGGACGACACTGGGACAAGAAGAAGATTCCGGGTATCCAACTTTCAAAGTACTACACAGATCTTGCCCATGGCTACCGCTATGCCTATCGGTCTCGCTGACGGTTGGAACCAGATCCAGTTCAACCTATCTGAATTCACCCGTCGTGCATATAATAAGGCGTTTGTTGaagtacaaaaaattaaagtgAACGCCAATATACGTCTCAGGCGAATTTACTTCGCTGAAAAGTTGACTCCTGAAGAAGATTTGCCTGCTGAATACAGGATTTTTCTTCCTCTCCCTAGTAAAATAGGTAAAGGCAAAAAGGCTGAAGAAGGAAGTAAAACTAACGTAATTAAGGCTGCACCGTCTAAACAGATGGTGACATCGCAAACGAAGTTGAAAACAACGTCTCGGGCCAGTATTGTGGAGTTGCCTCCAGCGGTACCTCCTGAAGCAGGTCCCGTGGAAGGTGGTGAGCCGCCAGCGACGGTTCAGGCTGAGGTAACTTCTGAGCCTGTTGCAGCGGAGGTTGAAGTCCCTGCTCAGGAGGGCGAAGCTGCTCCGGAAGCAGTTGAAGCGCCTGTGGAGGAATCAGCCCCTACTGAAGGTGAGGCAGCCGCACCTGAATCAGCCGCAGAGGTACAGCCTGAAGCAGCCGCAGATGCACAGCCCGAGGCAGCTTCAGCCCAAGAACCGGCAGCAGATGCCCCGGCCGAGGCAGCTCCAGCCCCGGGGGAATAA